A section of the Sebastes fasciatus isolate fSebFas1 chromosome 5, fSebFas1.pri, whole genome shotgun sequence genome encodes:
- the aqp12 gene encoding aquaporin 12, whose protein sequence is MSGLNASLGYFLAVVIFAALVRVLLKKWPRFSFIVEFASSFMLVACRLEVQTIVEVGEWAGGLGPDVTLTILFVVLLTHGVICGSASGNPTMVVLKFLQLEATTLSTLLTVAAQFVGAHLALLVAGYYWSLELTDMHMIKNLMASSCSTSLLVSMLQGFFTECVCTLIFHLVHLNLLRRSALIRVPLIGVLLTFLSHTARGYTSAYMNPSLSYGLTFHCPGFTFSQYAVVYWLGPLTGMTLALLVYMGHIPRIFAKNLIYFQKTRFRVPKGDKGEKKKM, encoded by the exons ATGTCTGGACTCAACGCATCCCTCGGATACTTCCTGGCTGTTGTCATTTTTGCAGCCTTAGTCCGAGTGCTCCTTAAAAAATGGCCACGATTTAGCTTCATTGTGGAGTTTGCATCCTCTTTCATGCTGGTGGCATGTAGGCTGGAGGTGCAGACCATTGTGGAGGTGGGTGAGTGGGCCGGGGGTTTGGGTCCTGATGTGACTTTAACCATACTGTTCGTGGTGTTGCTGACCCACGGTGTGATCTGTGGCAGCGCATCGGGGAATCCCACTATGGTGGTGCTGAAGTTCCTGCAGCTGGAGGCCACCACTCTGTCCACTCTCCTCACCGTTGCAGCCCAGTTTGTTGGTGCCCATCTGGCTCTTCTTGTAGCTGGATACTACTGGAGTCTGGAGCTGACCGACATGCACATGATCAAAAACCTGATGGCCAGCTCGTGCAGCACGTCTCTGTTGGTCTCTATGCTTCAGGGGTTTTTCACTGAGTGTGTTTGCACGCTCATCTTTCATCTGGTCCATCTAAACCTGCTACGCAGATCTGCTCTGATCCGGGTTCCCCTGATCGGCGTCCTCCTCACCTTCCTGTCCCATACAG CCAGAGGCTACACCTCAGCTTACATGAATCCCTCCTTGTCCTACGGCCTCACCTTCCACTGCCCTGGATTCACCTTCTCACAGTACGCAGTCGTCTATTGGCTGGGCCCTCTCACAG GCATGACCCTGGCTCTTCTCGTGTACATGGGCCATATTCCTCGGATCTTTGCCAAGAACCTGATATATTTTCAGAAGACGCGTTTCCGAGTGCCAAAGGGGGacaaaggagagaagaagaaaatgtga